The Kitasatospora albolonga nucleotide sequence ATGCGGCCGACGGGTCGTCCGGCTGCGGTGCCGAGTCCGGGCCGACCGCGACGACCTCTCCGATGACGATCACGGCGGGCGGGCGCACGTCCTCGGCGACCGCCCGCTCCCCGACGTCCGCGAGGGTCGCGTCGACCCGGCGCTGCGCGGCGGTGGTGCCCTCCTGGACGAGGGCGACCGGGGTGGCCGGGTCCTTGCCGTGGGCGATCAGGGCGGCGGCGATGGCTCCGATCTTGTCCACGGCCATGAGGAGGACCAGGGTGCCGCGCAGCCGGGCGATGGCCGCCCAGTCGACCAGCGAGCGCGGGTCCTCGGGGGCGACATGGCCGCTGACCACGGTGAACTCGTGGGCGACCCCCCGGTGGGTGACCGGGATACCGGCCGCTCCGGGGACCGAGATGGTGCTGGAGATACCGGGGACGACCGTACAGGGAATGCCCTCGGCGGCGAGCGCCTGGGCCTCCTCCATGCCCCGGCCGAAGACGAACGGGTCGCCGCCCTTGAGCCGGACCACGGACTTGCCCGCCTTGGCGTGCTCGATCAGCGCCTGGTTGATCGCCTCCTGGGCCATGAACCGCCCGTACGGGATCTTCGCCGCGTCGATCACCTCGACGTGCGGCGGCAGTTCATCCAGCAGGTCGCGGGGGCCGAGGCGGTCGGCGATGACCACGTCCGCCTCGGCGAGGAGGCGGCGGCCCCGGACCGTGATCAGGTCCGGGTCACCGGGACCGCCGCCGACCAGGGCGACTCCGGAGGTGTGGTTGCGGTGGTGCGGGGCGGCGAGGGTGCCGTCGCGCAGGCCCTCGACGATGGCGTCGCGGATGGCGGCGGAGTGGCGGGGGTCACGGCCCTGGGAGGTGGTGGTGAGGACGGCGATCGTGACGTTCTCGCTGCGGCCGGTGGCCGGGGTCCAGGCGGTCGCGGCCTCGGCGTCGTCGGCCCGGACGCACCAGGTGCGGGTGCGCTCGGCCTCGGCGGACGCGGCGTCGTTGGCGGCGGTGTCGGAGGAGGCGACGAGGGCGTACCAGGTGTCGGCCAGGTCGCCGTCCTGGTAGCGGCGGCGCTCCCAGCGGATCTCCCCGGCGTCCGCCATGGCCTCGACGGAGGGGGTCGCGGACGGGGAGACGAGCGTGATGACGGCACCGGTGGCGATGAGCTGGGGCAGCCTGCGCTGGGCGACCTGGCCGCCGCCGATGACGACGGTGCGGCGGCCGTGGAGGCGCAGGCCCACGGGGTACGCGGGGTGGTCGGCGCTCTCGGAGTGACCGGTGTTCCCGGTGCCACCGGTGTTCTCGGCGTGACCTGCGCTCTCCGGGTGACCTGCGTGGTCTGCGTGCTCGGCCATGGCGGTGCGGGCTCCTCGGGCGGGGTGCTGCGTAGGGGCCGCTGCGGCGGTGGAGCGGCTGTGACGTGCGGAAGTGGGGGTTCCTGGGTGGGGAACACGATACGGGGTGGTGGGGGGTGGGGCCTGGGGGCGGGGGGCCGTGGGGGGGGCGGGGTGGGGGCGCCTGCGGCGGGCTGTCCCCTACCCGCCCCTTCCCGAAACCGGGGCTCCGCCCCGGGCCCCGGTTCCTTCGTCCTCAAGCGCCGGACAGGCTGAGGTTTCGGGGCTCCGCCCCGGACCCCGCTCCTCAAACGCCGGAGGGGCTGACATGGCGAACCCCGGAGGGGCGGGGTGGCGGACCTACTTCTCCGTCACTCCCGCCGCGTCGAACGTCGCCACCTCGTGCATCGCCCGCGCCGCGCTCTGCACGATCGGCAGCGCCAGCAGCGCGCCCGTGCCCTCGCCCAGGCGGAGGTCCAGGTCGACCAGGGGGCGCAGGCCCAGCTTGTTGAGGGCGGCCACGTGGCCCGGCTCCGCGCTGCGGTGGCCGGCGATGCAGGCCGCGAGGGCCTCGGGGGCGATGGCGCGGGCGACCAGGGCCGCCGCGCCCGCGCTCACGCCGTCCAGGACCACCGGCGTACGCAGGGAGGCTCCGCCGAGGAGGAAGCCCACCATCGCGGCGTGCTCCAGGCCGCCGACCGCCGCGAGGACGCCGATCGGGTCGGCCGGGTCCGGCTGGTGGAGGTCGAGGGCGCGGCGTACGACGTCGACCTTGCGGGCGTGCATCTCGTCGTTGATACCGGTCCCCCGGCCCGTCACCTCGGAGGCGTCGATCCCCGTGTACACGCAGATCAGCGCGGCCGACGCGGTGGTGTTGGCGATCCCCATCTCACCCGTGAGCAGCGCCTTGTTGCCCGCCGCCACCAGGTCGCGGGCGGTCTCGATGCCCACCTCGATCGCGGCGAGGACGTCCTCCCTGGTGAGGGCGGGGCCCGTGGTGAAGTCCGCCGTGCCCTTGCGCACCTTGCGGGGCAGCAGCCCCGGGGTCGCGGGCAGGTCCGAGGCCACGCCGACGTCGACGACGCAGACCTCCGCGCCGACCTGCGCGGCGAACGCGTTGCAGACCGCTCCCCCGCCGAGGAAGTTCGCCACCATCTGGGCGGTGACCTCCTGCGGCCACGCGGTGACGCCCTGGGCGTGCACCCCGTGGTCACCGGCGAAGATCGCGACGGCGGCGGGCTCCGGGATCGGCGGCGGGCACATCCGGGAGAGGCCGGAGAGCTGCGCGGAGATGATCTCCAGCATGCCGAGCGCACCGGCCGGCTTCGTCATCCGCTTCTGCCGCTCCCACGCCTCCCCGAGCGCCTTCGCGTCCAGCGGGCGGATGGCGGAGATGGTCTCCTGGAGCAGGTCGTGCGGCTCCTCGCCGGGCAGCGCGCGGCGGCCGTACGTCTCCTCGTGGACGACCCACGACAGCGGGCGCCGCTTCGACCAGCCCGCCTGGAGCAGTTCGGGCTCCTCGGGGAACTCGTCGACGTAACCGACGCAGAGGTACGCCACCACTTCGAGGTGCTCGGGCAGGCCGAGCGCCCGGACCATCTCGCGCTCGTCGAAGAAGCTCACCCAGCCGACGCCGAGGCCCTCGGCCCGCGCCGCCAGCCACAGGTTCTCCACGGCGAGCGCCGAGGAGTAGGGGGCCATCTGCGGCTGCGTGTGGCGGCCGAGGGTGTGCCGGCCGCCCCGGGTGGGGTCGGCGGTGACGACGATGTTGACCGGGGTGTCGAGGATGGCCTCGATCTTCAGTTCCTTGAACTGCTTCGCCCGGCCCTTGGGGAGCGACCTGGCGTAGGCGTCGCGCTGGCGCTGGGCCAGTTCGTGCATGGAACGGCGCGTCTCGGCGGAGCGGATGACGACGAAGTCCCAGGGCTGCGAGTGGCCGACGCTCGGCGCGGTGTGCGCGGCCTCCAGCACCCGGAGCAGGACCTCGTGCGGGATGGGGTCGCTGCGGAAGCCGTTGCGGATGTCCCGGCGCTCGCGCATGACCCGGAGCACCGCTTCGCGCTCCGCGTCGTCGTAGCCGGGCGCGGGCGGGGTGAACGGCTCCGCGGGGGCCGCGTCGGCCGCGGGCTGCTCGTCCAGTTCCGGGGTCTCGATGACCTCGGGTCCGGTGCCGTCATCGGGGTCCGTGGCGTCCGTTACGGTCGCGGGCTCCGTTACGGCTACGGGCTCCGGTTCGGCGGGGAGCTGTACGGGCTCCGGCGCCACCGGGGCCACGACCGGCTCGGCTGCTGCCGGTTCGGGCTGGGGCTGGGGCTCGGGCTCGGCGGTGGCGGCGGGCTCAGGAGCCTCTGCGGCTGCCACAGCCACCTCGGGCGCCGTCGGGGCCGGGGCTGTCTCGACCGTCTCGGGCGTTTCCGCCGCCTCAACCGGCTGTACGGGGTCGGAAACGGGCTCCGGCTCGGCCACGGGGGTCTGTTGCACGGGCGCCTCGGGCTCCGGGGCCTGGGGCTCCACCGGGACGAACTGCGCTCCGGGCTCGGCCGGGGCATCGGCCACAACCTCCGGCGCCGCCACGGTCTCCTCGGCGGGCTGTTCGGCCGGGGCCACGGCGAGAGGCTCGGCCGGCTCCTCGTCCTGAGCCGGAGCCGGGACCTGGACCGGAACCGGGACCGGCTCCGGAGCCACCGCTTCCGCCGGAGCCTCCGGCTGCGGCTGGGAAACCTCCGGCTGCGGGACGGCGACCGGCTCGGGAGCGACCGTTTCTGCCGGGGCCGTCTGCTCGACCGGTTCGGGCGCGGGAGCGACCGGCTCCACGGGAACCGGGGCCGCCTCAACCGGAGCGGCCTCGGGCTGAGGGGCCGCAGCCTCCACCGGAACGACCTCGGGCTGAGAGGTCTCAGCTTCCACCGGAGCGGCCTCGGCCTCAGCGGCTTCGACCGGAGCCACAGCGACCGGAGCGGCCACCTCCGGAACGACTGCCTCCGGCTCGGCGGCCACCTCAGACGTCTCGACAGCCTCGGCAGGCTGCTGCTCAGGCGCCTCGACAGCCTGTTCCGGCTCGGCGGCGGCCCCGGGCTCCCCCGCCACCTCCGCCTGCACGGGCTCCCGCGGAACGGCGGCCTGCTCGGGCTGCTCCACCGCCTCGGGCGTAACAGCCACCTCGCCCTCGGCCACCTCCTCCGCCTGCACCGACGGCTCGGACGCGGACGCGGCCGTCACCTCCGGCTCGGGCTGCGGCGGCTGCGGCGGGGCGCCCCACATGGCCGCGCCCTGCGGCGGGATCTCGCCCAGCTGCGGCCCCGGCAGGACCGGCGCCTCCGGGGACGGCGCGTCGAAGTACTCGGGTCCCGCGGTGCTCGGCGGGCCCCCGTGGCGGACGGGGGGCGCGGTCCTGACGGCTCCCGCGGGGCCCCGGTCGGCCAGCGAGCGGACCACGCCGCCCCCCTGCGTACCGCCGCCGTACGACGGGGCCTCGGCCGAAGCCGGACCCCGGTGCAGGGGGCGGCGGGCCGGGGCGGGGGCCGCCGCGTGCGCGCCCACCGGAGCGGGCGCCTGCACCGGGGCGGGGGCCGGAGCCGGGATACGTACGCCGTTGAGGTCGACGGAGCCCGTGTCACGGCCTCCGGACTCGTGCGTACCGTGCGCGGCGCCGGGCGCCTGGACGGCCTCCTGGCTCTGCGCGGGAACCTGCGGCTGTGCCGCGTACTGCGCCTGTCCCTGCGGCTCCGGCTGCTGGGCCTGGAGCTGCGGTGCCGCCTGCTCCGGGGCGGGCGCGGAGGCGGGAACGGGGGCGGGAACCGGAGCCGCGGCGGGGACCGGAGCCTGCGCGGCCGGAGCCGGGGCGGGGGCCGCCTGGGTCTGGACCGTCTGCGGGTCGCTCCACGCGCCCTGGGAGGCAGGCATCAGCAGGAGGTCGTCGTCCTCGGGGGCGTGCTCGGAGGGGTCGAGGAAGGTGTACGCGTCCGGGGCGGGGATGCCCGGCTGCTCCACCATGCCTGCGTTCTCCGGCAGTCCCTCACCCGGGATCTGGCCGGTGTCAGTCATGCGTACCCCTCGCCCATCGTCAGTGCTCCTTCGGCCCTTCGCCCGGGACGCCGAACCACGGCACGCCGGTGCTCGTCATGAAGAACGAGCGGGCTCGCCGCGCGGCACGAAACGCCCGCGGACCTCTCCTTATTCTCGCGGTCGTTCGCCGCCGCGACAGGCAGTTCCGCCACGGCTCGCTGTGGACTGCGCCACGTCGCGCGTCCCCCGGTCGATGCCGTACCACAGAGCGGAACAAAACAGTCCACTTTTCCGGACATTGACGAACGAAGCGACGAACGTCCGGGCGCGGTACAACAATCGGCCAGCCTACCTCCCGTACCGGGCCGAAAGGTCAGGGGGCGAGCTCCGAACGCCGCGCGGAGAGAAGGAACACGACGGACCGTTCACGCTCGGTCCACACCTCGGTGTCCAGGTCGACGGACTGGAGCAGCGAGCACTCGACGGTGTAGCCGTTTCCGGTGAGGGCCGCGCCGAGCGCCTCGGCCTCGTCCCGGGTGGAGGCGTGCGTGACGATGCGCTCCGGGCGCCGGTCCATGACCGCGGTGACCACCGGCACTCCCCCGCCCCCGATCCGTACGACATCGGGTTCGGGCAGCCGTTCCAGGACGTGCGGGGCCCGGCCGCAGACGATCTGGAGCGGTACGCCGAAGGCGCGGGCGGCGGCGTCCGTACGGGAGCACGCTCCCGGGTCGGCGTCCACCGCGAGGACCGCCGCGCCGAAGCGGGCGGCCTCCACGGCCAGGGCGCCGCTGCCGCAGCCGATGTCCCAGACCAGATCGCCGGTGCGGGGGCCGAGGATGGCCAGCTGGGCGGCGCGCAGGTTGGGGAACTCCCCCTCGCCGGAGTCCTGCATGCCCTCCGCCCCGGCCTCCCGGTAGGCGTCGGCGGGCAGTGCCCAGCCCCGGGTGCCCGGGGGCTGGGCGGGGCGGCGGCCGGCGATCCAGGCGCCGGTGGCGGCGGTCTCGGAGTTGCCGCCGACGGCGATGACGACGTTCGGGTCGCGCCAGGCGTGGTCGGCGGCCTTGTCCGAGGTGAGGACGGTGACGCGTTCGCGGTCGGTGCCGAGCTCCTCGCAGATGACGAAGGTGCGGTGGACGCCTTCGAGGAGGAGGGCCAGTTCGGCGGGGCCCGCGCCCGGTGAGGTGAGGACGGCGACCTTGTGGTGGGCCCGGCAGACGTTGACGGCGCGGCGCAGGGTGCGCGGGTGGGCGACGACGATCTGGGCGTCCTCCCAGGGCATCCCGGCCCGGGCGAAGGCGGTGGCCACGGCGGAGACGGCGGGGACGACCTCCACCTCGAGGCCGTGCTCGGGGGCGCGCAGGGTGCGGACGACGCCGAAGAAGCCGGGGTCGCCGTCGGCGAGGACCACGGCGCTGCCCCGGTGGCCGGCGATGCGGCGGGCGGCCAGGTCGACGCTGCCGAGGCGGATGCGCTCGGCGCCCTCGGGCACTTCGGGCAGTGCGAGGTGGTGGGCGGCGCCCGCGACGAGCGTGGCGGCCGAGAGCGCGGCCGTCGCCGCTCCGGGCAGTGGCGAACCGTCCCAGCCGATCACCGTGACCCGGTCGGCCATCGTCGTCTGTCTCCTGGGGTGTCGGAGGGAGCGAGGGGCGCCCGTGCGCATGCGGGCAGGGGTGACAGTACCTGGTCCGGGCCGGGGTCCGGCCGGTGGCCTCGGGGAGGCCGTACCGAAGGCCCGTCGTGCTCAGTTCCAGTCGTTGTACGTGCCGTAGCCGCCTGCGTCGGCGAGCTGCTCGGCGACGCCTTCGAGGTCCTCGGGGAGGAGCCCCCAGACGATCAGGTCGGTACGGATGTCGGTCCAGCCGCCGTCCTCCGTCCGGGTCCGGGCGATCCGGGCGTTGCGCAGGACGCCCTCGCTGATGCAGCCCAGCTTCTGGGCGACCTGCTGGGCGGCGGTGTTGTCGGCGGGGGTGCGCAGCTCGATGCGTTCGAAGCCCTGGTCGCGGAAGAGCCATTCGGCGACGGCCAGCACGGCTTCGGTGGCGTACCCCTCGCCGCGCGCCCAGGGGGCGGTGATGTAGCGGACCTCGGTGGCCAGGGTGCGCCAGTCGGTGTTGAGGAGGCGGACGGTGCCGACGAGCCGCTGGGTGAGGAACTCGGTGACGGCGAGGGCGATGCCGTGGCCCGACGTGCGTTCCCCGGGGGCGATCCTGCGGACCCAGCGTTCGGCGTCGACCTGGGTGTACGGGTGCGGTCCGTCGGTCCAGGCGGTGACCGTCTCGTCGTTCATCATCTCGATGTACGCGGGGATGTCGGCCATGTCGAAGGGGCGCATCACCAACCTGTCCGTGCTGATGGAGACGGACGGAAAGGTGGTAGTCATGCGCAGCTCCATGCAGAAGACCGGGTAAAAGCGAAGACCGGGTAAAAGCACAGCATGCAGCATCGGGTGTGCGTCGCGCATGGGCGGGTCCGCACGACGGAGCCCCGCGCCTTCCGGAGAAGGGGCGGGGCTCCGTCGGTCAAGTGCCCGACAGGGGTCAGGACTTGGCCGGGGCGCCGAAGGAAGCGACGATCGAGCCCTGGTAGGTGTCCTCGATGAACTTCTTGACCTCGTCGGAGTTGAGGAGCTTCGCGAGCTTCTCGACGCGCGGGTCCTTCTCGTTGCCGTCCCTCACCGCGAGGAAGTTGGCGTACGGGTTGCCCTCGGCCTTCTCCAGGGCCAGGGAGTCCTTGGCCGGGGAGAGCTTGGCCTCCAGGGCGTAGTTGCCGTTGATGACGGCGGCGTCCACGTCGTTCAGGGCGCGCGGCACGGTGGCGGCCTCCAGCTCCTTGAACTCCAGGCCCTTCTTGTCGGTGATGTCGCTCAGCTTGGCGCTGGTGCCGACGCCGTCCTTGAGCGTGATCAGGCCGTTCTCGGCGAGCAGCTGGAGGGCGCGGCCGCCGTTGGTGGTGTCGTTGGGGACGGCGATGGTCTGGCCGGCCTTGATGTCCTTGAGGTCCTTGATCTTCTTGGAGTAGAGACCGAGGGGCTCCAGGTGCACGTTGACGACCGGGACGATGGTGGTGTCGTTCTTCTCGTTGAAGTCGTCCAGGTAGGGCTTGTGCTGGAAGAAGTTGGCGTCGACCTGGCCGGACTGGGTGGCGGTGTTCGGCAGGACGTAGTCCGTGAACTCCTTGACCTCCAGCTTGAGGCCCTCCTTCTCCGCCAGGTTCTTCTTGACGAAGTTCAGGATGTCGGCGTGCGGCGTCGGGGACGCGGCGACGACCAGGGCCTTGGAGGTGTCGGCCTTGGCGCCGCCCTCGCTCTTGGCGGCCGGGTCGGAGTCCGTACCGCAGGCGCTGAGACCCAGGGCGAGGGCGGCGGCGGAAGCGACGGCTGCGGTGATCTTGATGTTCTTACGCACGAAAAGTGCCTCTTTCTCAACTGTGGTGGTGCGCCCGGACAAGGAGTTCGGGCTTGGTGGGGACGGGAAGTTCGGGGGCCGGGGGCCTACGCGGTGCGGCCTCGGCGGGCCAGCAGGCGCACGATGAGGTCGCCGATCAGCTGGATCACGCTGACGAGCACGATGAGGAGCGCGACGGTGATCAGCATGAACTGGTTGTCGAAGCGCTGGAATCCGTAGGTGACGGCCTTGGAGCCGAGCCCTTCACCACCGACCGCACCGGCCATCGCGGAGTAGCCGATGAGCACGATGAGGGTGGTGGTGACGCCCGAGACGAGCGAGGGCAGGGCCTGCGGGAGGAGCACCTTGCGGACGATGGTGGGGATGGAGCCGCCCATCGACTGCACGGCTTCGACGAGCCCGTGGTCGACCTCCCGGATCGCCGTCTCGACGAGCCGGGCGAAGAACGGGATGGCGCCGACGGCCAGCGGGACGATCATCGCGGTGGGGCCGATGAAGGTGCCGACGACCCAGGTGGTGAAGGGGATCAGGGCGATCAGCAGGATGATGAACGGCAGCGAGCGGCCGATGTTCACGATCACGCCGGTGACCTTGTTCACCGCGGTGTTCTGGAGCAGTCCGCCCTTGTCGGTGAGGACCAGCAGAACACCGAGCGGCAGTCCGCCGATCACGGTGACCAGGGCCGACCACAGCACCATGTAGAGGGTGTCGAAGGTGCCCTGGGTCAGCAGGGGCTGCATTTCGGACCAGGTCACTTGACGACCTCCTTGGTGATCGCGGCGGGCGTCTGCTCCGGTACGGCGACGGGGGCGGCGGGGGCCTTCGGGGTCCTCGGGCCCTTCTCGTCCTCGACGACCTCGGCCTGGAGCCCCTGCTCGCGCAGGAAGCCGATGGGCACGACGTTCTCCTCGAACCGGCCGGGCAGCTCGATGCGCATCCGGCCGATCTGCTTGCCGCCGACGGTGTCCATCGCCGCGCCGAGGATCGATATGTCGATGTTGTACGTACGCGAGAGCTGGGAGATCACCGGCTGGGTGGCGGCCTCCCCGTGGAAGGTGACGTCCACGACCGTACGGTCCGGCCCGGAGGCGGTCCCGCCGACCGGGAACAGCTCGCCCGCCAGCTCGGAGCCGGGGGTGGCGAGCAG carries:
- a CDS encoding uroporphyrinogen-III C-methyltransferase, whose translation is MGLRLHGRRTVVIGGGQVAQRRLPQLIATGAVITLVSPSATPSVEAMADAGEIRWERRRYQDGDLADTWYALVASSDTAANDAASAEAERTRTWCVRADDAEAATAWTPATGRSENVTIAVLTTTSQGRDPRHSAAIRDAIVEGLRDGTLAAPHHRNHTSGVALVGGGPGDPDLITVRGRRLLAEADVVIADRLGPRDLLDELPPHVEVIDAAKIPYGRFMAQEAINQALIEHAKAGKSVVRLKGGDPFVFGRGMEEAQALAAEGIPCTVVPGISSTISVPGAAGIPVTHRGVAHEFTVVSGHVAPEDPRSLVDWAAIARLRGTLVLLMAVDKIGAIAAALIAHGKDPATPVALVQEGTTAAQRRVDATLADVGERAVAEDVRPPAVIVIGEVVAVGPDSAPQPDDPSAA
- a CDS encoding 5,6-dimethylbenzimidazole synthase; protein product: MTDTGQIPGEGLPENAGMVEQPGIPAPDAYTFLDPSEHAPEDDDLLLMPASQGAWSDPQTVQTQAAPAPAPAAQAPVPAAAPVPAPVPASAPAPEQAAPQLQAQQPEPQGQAQYAAQPQVPAQSQEAVQAPGAAHGTHESGGRDTGSVDLNGVRIPAPAPAPVQAPAPVGAHAAAPAPARRPLHRGPASAEAPSYGGGTQGGGVVRSLADRGPAGAVRTAPPVRHGGPPSTAGPEYFDAPSPEAPVLPGPQLGEIPPQGAAMWGAPPQPPQPEPEVTAASASEPSVQAEEVAEGEVAVTPEAVEQPEQAAVPREPVQAEVAGEPGAAAEPEQAVEAPEQQPAEAVETSEVAAEPEAVVPEVAAPVAVAPVEAAEAEAAPVEAETSQPEVVPVEAAAPQPEAAPVEAAPVPVEPVAPAPEPVEQTAPAETVAPEPVAVPQPEVSQPQPEAPAEAVAPEPVPVPVQVPAPAQDEEPAEPLAVAPAEQPAEETVAAPEVVADAPAEPGAQFVPVEPQAPEPEAPVQQTPVAEPEPVSDPVQPVEAAETPETVETAPAPTAPEVAVAAAEAPEPAATAEPEPQPQPEPAAAEPVVAPVAPEPVQLPAEPEPVAVTEPATVTDATDPDDGTGPEVIETPELDEQPAADAAPAEPFTPPAPGYDDAEREAVLRVMRERRDIRNGFRSDPIPHEVLLRVLEAAHTAPSVGHSQPWDFVVIRSAETRRSMHELAQRQRDAYARSLPKGRAKQFKELKIEAILDTPVNIVVTADPTRGGRHTLGRHTQPQMAPYSSALAVENLWLAARAEGLGVGWVSFFDEREMVRALGLPEHLEVVAYLCVGYVDEFPEEPELLQAGWSKRRPLSWVVHEETYGRRALPGEEPHDLLQETISAIRPLDAKALGEAWERQKRMTKPAGALGMLEIISAQLSGLSRMCPPPIPEPAAVAIFAGDHGVHAQGVTAWPQEVTAQMVANFLGGGAVCNAFAAQVGAEVCVVDVGVASDLPATPGLLPRKVRKGTADFTTGPALTREDVLAAIEVGIETARDLVAAGNKALLTGEMGIANTTASAALICVYTGIDASEVTGRGTGINDEMHARKVDVVRRALDLHQPDPADPIGVLAAVGGLEHAAMVGFLLGGASLRTPVVLDGVSAGAAALVARAIAPEALAACIAGHRSAEPGHVAALNKLGLRPLVDLDLRLGEGTGALLALPIVQSAARAMHEVATFDAAGVTEK
- a CDS encoding precorrin-6y C5,15-methyltransferase (decarboxylating) subunit CbiE — its product is MADRVTVIGWDGSPLPGAATAALSAATLVAGAAHHLALPEVPEGAERIRLGSVDLAARRIAGHRGSAVVLADGDPGFFGVVRTLRAPEHGLEVEVVPAVSAVATAFARAGMPWEDAQIVVAHPRTLRRAVNVCRAHHKVAVLTSPGAGPAELALLLEGVHRTFVICEELGTDRERVTVLTSDKAADHAWRDPNVVIAVGGNSETAATGAWIAGRRPAQPPGTRGWALPADAYREAGAEGMQDSGEGEFPNLRAAQLAILGPRTGDLVWDIGCGSGALAVEAARFGAAVLAVDADPGACSRTDAAARAFGVPLQIVCGRAPHVLERLPEPDVVRIGGGGVPVVTAVMDRRPERIVTHASTRDEAEALGAALTGNGYTVECSLLQSVDLDTEVWTERERSVVFLLSARRSELAP
- a CDS encoding GNAT family N-acetyltransferase, translating into MTTTFPSVSISTDRLVMRPFDMADIPAYIEMMNDETVTAWTDGPHPYTQVDAERWVRRIAPGERTSGHGIALAVTEFLTQRLVGTVRLLNTDWRTLATEVRYITAPWARGEGYATEAVLAVAEWLFRDQGFERIELRTPADNTAAQQVAQKLGCISEGVLRNARIARTRTEDGGWTDIRTDLIVWGLLPEDLEGVAEQLADAGGYGTYNDWN
- a CDS encoding metal ABC transporter substrate-binding protein, producing MRKNIKITAAVASAAALALGLSACGTDSDPAAKSEGGAKADTSKALVVAASPTPHADILNFVKKNLAEKEGLKLEVKEFTDYVLPNTATQSGQVDANFFQHKPYLDDFNEKNDTTIVPVVNVHLEPLGLYSKKIKDLKDIKAGQTIAVPNDTTNGGRALQLLAENGLITLKDGVGTSAKLSDITDKKGLEFKELEAATVPRALNDVDAAVINGNYALEAKLSPAKDSLALEKAEGNPYANFLAVRDGNEKDPRVEKLAKLLNSDEVKKFIEDTYQGSIVASFGAPAKS
- a CDS encoding ABC transporter permease encodes the protein MTWSEMQPLLTQGTFDTLYMVLWSALVTVIGGLPLGVLLVLTDKGGLLQNTAVNKVTGVIVNIGRSLPFIILLIALIPFTTWVVGTFIGPTAMIVPLAVGAIPFFARLVETAIREVDHGLVEAVQSMGGSIPTIVRKVLLPQALPSLVSGVTTTLIVLIGYSAMAGAVGGEGLGSKAVTYGFQRFDNQFMLITVALLIVLVSVIQLIGDLIVRLLARRGRTA